CCTTGGATTCCCGTGCCACGTGTTTGacctgagcagcctggggctgctggcagccctgagTGTGGAGCGCTGCATCTCCGTCCTCTGCCCCATCTGGTACCGCTGCCACCGGCCCCGGCACCTCTCGGCCGTCGTCAGCGGGGCCCTCTGGGCCCTCGCTGGGGCTTTTGTTTCCTCCCTCTACCTCACCTCCACCTACAGTGAAGACTCTGGGACCGCGGTTGCAGGTGTAGCCCTCGccatttgtgtggttttttccctcatgaTGTTGGTTTCCAACCTGATCCTGTTCCTCAAGCTGCGCTGCGGCTCCCGGAGGCGGCAGCCAGGGAAGCTCTTTGTGGCCATCATGCTCAACATCCTGCTGTTCTTTGCCTTTGGCATCCCTTTCTGCGTGGAGGTTTTCATCAATCTCCCTGATTCCGGTGATTTATTCCCAGAAGACCCCTCTttttcctggcactgctgaacTGCTCCCTCAACCCGGTGATTTACGTGCTGGTGGGGAGCTGCCGGCGGCGCCGCTTCCAGCGCTCGGTCAGAGTCGCTCTGCGGAGGGTGTTTGAGGAGAAAGCCAGGAGTGATGAGGGGAGCCacggccctggggacactgtggtgGAGGTGACAGCTCTGTGAGGCACTTCTGGACATGTGGCACCTCAGAGACAGCCAGAAGTATGGGAGCACATGGCTCTGAGCTCAGTCCTGTTCCTGTATTCCCCATGGAATGATCCTCATTGCCTTGGCTTCAAGGAATAAACTCTGATGTACTGacctttttaattttgttgctACCCCTAAATcagatttggattttttctttttgtttcttttcaatgTGGTAATTCCTGCCCCAGATTTTTTTGAATAAATGACATCAGGGATTTGCTGCAGAGCTTGTCCCTGGGAAACAGTGTCAGAAACTGGCTCATATCCTTAGTTTTTCCCATTCTTCTGGATCATCTGTGAGGAGGGCAGGTACCTGTCTCACACCAGAGCTCCTCCAAAGGCTAGTGCCTGCAATGTCTGGAATGAGCCATCTGTTGACATTTCCAAGAACTTCTCATTCCTTCTGGGAAAAGCAGTTTGTCTCTGCATCAGGTACCTCTTAGCAACCCTAATCCTGAAAACTTGTCTTTGAATAGGGTCAAATCGCCACCTCGCATTGCACAGGTGGATTTTTAGGACTCTACAAGACAAAACCTATGATTTCTGTTTCAAATCTAATTTTGCCACTTGTGTACCACAATTTCAGTGGTACTTCACCTTCACCACGCAGTTTCCAAGAGGATTCACGCAATAATAAATTCTGTGAATGAGGTGAAGCACAGAGCAGATGGATGATTTAGGATTTCAGTAATGTCATCTCTTCTGAGAAGAGGCAAATCAATGCTGCTCTCTTGGCTTTAATTCTTAGAAAGTTGCAGGTTTCCTCTGAGTCATCTTCCACACTCCATTGGGAGTCAGACAGCAGCCTACAGTGAATTCCAAGGAATTCCAAGAAAACTGACGTTAGATGATTCCTACCCGGGCTGACATGTGCCTCAGGGATCTGGGATGCTTCTCCTGGAAACTGCTGGCCATGGGACCAGAACTGTCACCTCTCTTCCTGCTGACACCGTGTTTGTGTCCTCAGCTATGGAATCTCACCAGATCAGTCCTATCAAGGGCAAACACTTCATGatccaggagctggcagagctccaggagaggtggagagggactttggccaagggcatggagtgacaggacaagggggaatggcttcccactgacagaggGTGGGGTCAGATTGGATagtgggaagaaattcttccctgtgagggtggtgagcccctggcacaggttgcccagagggCTGGGGTCAggtaaaaacaaacacaagggCTCCTGTATCTGAGGAGCAGGATAAGCCCCAATGAAGGGCTGGAAGGGGATCACAGAACCCCTAAACCTGGTTCCTGATAGCTTTCATTGCATAATCAAGGGGATTGGCAGTAATTAGTGTGGGCTCTAAGTGCTGATAACCTGGCTGCAAGCAACTGAGTGCTGTCCTTCCTTTGGGCCCCGTAAGCCTGCGGAAGGAtgacaaaaatgggaattcttgTCTCAGTTGTGGCACTTTGGCCCCAGGTTTTGGGAAAGATGTCAGAACTCTTTCCAGAATGGGAGCTGTTTCTGAGAAGCAGCCAGGTGCTTtaacagcactgccagcaccagcactgccagcactcCAGTGCAACCAGTGCCACCTGtatccctctgctgctggagggacaaTGACCCCTCAGGGAAGAGAAACAAGGAGTTGTAGAAACGTGCTGAGAGAGGGAAAGCAGTTAGAGAatgggacactgcagggaagGAATGTTTCTAATCAGAAGTAAATGAGGAGccatttgcaaaatatttcatttggaGCTTTTGGCAAAAGCCAATTCCTTtgtgtcaaagaaaaaaatattcaagataAATAACTATGAGGGAGTGGAGCTCTGACGAAGACAAAGTTGAAAACAACTTCCAACTGCCCTATGACCTCACCAAGTCTTGCAAGCAGCACTGCAATAGGGAACAGAGATCAGCTGGTGAGACACGAATGGGGAGCTCCTGGTGATCTGGGCACTTTCTCCTTCATGTCCCTGACCTGGCAGGACCCGCTTTAGGACACGGATCCCAAAGGAGCAAGAGGTACCAGGAAGCGCCGCTGATCTGCACAGAGCcctttgcctgctgctgccccacagggaACAGGTCAGTGGGATGTTTGCCTTCCTCCCTAGCCcaccttcctctcctgcagcagctgctctgttcctgcCACCCTCTCCCGGTGACCGCagggccctgcccagctcccccctcctctgccctgtgcttCCCTTCCACATCCCCTGCTGAACAGCCCAAccctcccacctccctcccccccACTGAATCGTTCccactgcagggagctgctgaggagccaCATGGTCCATCCCTGGATTCTCCAAGCACTGACTGCCCATCCACTCTGACCACAGCCAGGGGCCACatcccactgcctgcccagcGTCCATCCATGGAGGTGACCACCGTGTCCCCATCTCCTGCCTCACCCACTGAAGGAGATGATCCGTGTGAGACACATGTCACCAGCGTGGCCATACACGGTGTGACCCTGCTCATCTGCCTCTGTGGGCTGGCTGGGAACGGGGCTGTCATCCGCCTCCTCAGAGTGAAAAGTGGTAATTATCGCATCTTTAACCTGGCTGTTGCTgacctcctcttccttctcttcacaGTCCCCTCCACCCTCCTCTTCCTGGTGGAGGATGTGTCCTGCTCTCCTATCTTGCCCCTGCTGTaccagaatttctttttccagctgtcAGTGGTCTCCTACTACTGGGGGTTATTCCAGCTGATACCCATGAGCAATGTTCAGTATATATACAAGTtctgtgagctctgctgccactggCACCTTCCTGAGCGCCTGTGGCTGGTGGTGAGAAGTGTCCAATACTGGGCCTTCTTTGGTCTCTTCACTGTCATTCTCACGGTGACATTCCTGTGCCCATCACATGAGCAGAAGCACTGCCGGGCAGCTCTCATCTCCATGTACACCGTCGTCGTGCTCCACTTTGCTGCACCCCTGCTCATTTCCAGCATAGTTCATTTCATTAAGGCCAAGtggggctcccagcagcagcagcccaagaGCCGTGACATGGTTATCCACCTCGCTGCATTTTTAACTCTTCTTCTAAGCTTCTgccatttcctgcagcagctcggGTACATCGTTGTGCCATcccagttttttttcctgctcgCCAGCATCAACAGCAGCATCAAACCCTTCATCTACTTCTTGGTTGGTAGCTGGATGACAGACAACTCCATGTGGAGCTCCTGGAGGTCCTGCTCCATGGCGAGCTGTTGCAAGCACTGTGCAGTGGGGGCACTCAGGGATTCCCTCCAGAGGGTGtttgagaagcagaaagaaaaaactgacGACAGTGATGATCCTGCCATGGACACAGTGGTCTGAGTCTGTTGATCCcttccactgctctgctgaaGGACCTTAGCACAGAGGCTGAAGGTTTCCTTGAGTCACCTGATTAATCTATATCCACAGGATTGCCCTCCCTGTGGTGCTGTattcctgcaggagaagggagcaggggCATTGCCTTGGCTGATTTTTGTgggatgctctgcagggagcacacTGGAGCATGgctttcctgctccctcctggatCCACATGGCTCCAAGCAGtgcagctgggctcagtgctgtTCCCCAGCTCTATTCCCCATGGAATGACCCTCATGGCCTCGGCCCCAGGGAATGAACTCCATCTCCTTTGGCTCAGCAGATGACTTTCATGGTGTTTTCAGGGAGCTCTTGCCTGCAAAGCATGGGACGCCTTaatccctggggacacacccaGCACGGGGTGGCAGTgatttcccaaatccctgcagggctggtgcctcTGGATGGCAGGAGAGGGGTTGGGATCACAGGGAGCATCCTtccctttctgtctttttttttttttatttttaattttaagcttTGGAGTTTTTCTAATACGAGTACTGTGTTCATGTGGAAAGTTGTAATGCTGATCTCTGACCATGGTGGGGAGTCCAAGCCCAAAGCGCTGCACAAGCTCCGGGAAGGCGGGACGGAGGAGGAGCTGTGTTGGAAAAGCGGAATGGGTCTGAATGTGGGGGTGGATTACCGGGGTTGGTTTACCAAGCGGGTACAACGACTGTTTCTATTTCGGTCGGTGTGCCTCTGGCCGTGCCTCTGGCTGCGAATGCGCACCCGAGCACTGATCCTTTTACCTTGACCCTTGTTGtagtttaataaaccttttaaaattttaagaagcGAGACGTCATTTCtcacaacaaagaaaaagagcGCTTGATTCgtagggaaaatgaaaaaaaatcaagatcaATAACTCAGAGGCTGTGGAACTCTCTGGAGACCAAAAATGTAAAACCATTTCCGACTGCCCTGTGGCTGCACCGAGCTTGCGAAATAacaccagggacagggaacagaGCGGAGCCAgcaggatgggaatggggagctCCTGGTGACCTGGGCACTTTGTCGTTCATGTCCCTGACCTGGCAGGAGCCGCTTTAGGACACGGATCCCAAAGGAGCAAGAGGTACCAGGAAGCGCCGCTGATCTGCACAGAGCcctttgcctgctgctgccccacagggaACAGGTCAGTGGAATGTTTGCCTTCCTCCCTAGCCcaccttcctctcctgcagcagctgctctgttcctgcCACCCTCTCCCGGTGACCGCAGggccctccccagctcccccctcctctgccctgtgcaTCCCGTCTGTATCTTGGCATTGAATCGGCTGAAATAAACTTTCTAACACAATGGGAAGCATTAGGAAGCAGGAATTCCTTACCTGCACAGAAGGATctctccctgagctgtgtgCGGTGAGACTTGACAACAGGGGTTTGTTTTATCCATCATAACCACACAGAGTCATTAAAGTGTGTTTGTTATCTAATACATAAATACCACTTTCATAGGACTCATTTCCAGACACAGGAACAGGGGAAAGAGCCAATGGGGGGTAACAGCTTTGAGGAAAACTTCTTGTATCTCCCTAACTTAAGGGAtgctccccagagcctccaCAACTCCCAGTTTTTATATTATTAAGAAATCTTCTCTGAAGGATTAACTGAATTaacacaaaatgacaaaaacaaTCAAAAGCCCACATAAGacaattttcaaaatgcaaactaTTCTGAGTTCTCAATGTCCAAACAGATTTTCTGCAGTGTATTAGAGCTGGCAGGACGGGTGTGGGGTTTTCTTAGAATGGTTTATCAGGAAAGTGAGTCAGGAGAAGGTTCCTTCAGCAGGGACTGGTTCTCTGCTACGTGTGGTAGTGTTGCTGGCTGTAATTGGCTCTGTACGAGGTAGTgtaggtgctgctgtgcctgctggaaaCTCCAAATGGAAATCATtaacttttcagaaaaagatgGGTACTTTAGGGGaactttcatttccttccctcccaaTTACCCTCCCTCTGGTATTACTAAGGAACTCTGGGGTAAGGGGTTAGTGAAGGGAGGCCatggaaagggggaaaaggtgGTAGGAATTTGTGGGAACATAAAAAAGGGGTAATAGGacaatggaaaggaaaaggggaaagtgGGAGGGGGGCAGGGAGGCCACTGGACTTTACTAGCAGGGAGGAATTGGAGAAGGGTATTAGAAGAAGTGGGACTTATTGGACCAGAAGGTTCTTTCATTATCAACCTGGGCTTTTGGATGCAGGATACCTCTTTGGTGTTCTGTGTTCTTCTTCCTTTTATGCTATTGCTGGGGCTTGAtggttgttggtttggggttcCATTTCCTTCGTAGGTGTGTGGAGGACTTCTATGGCATGGATAATATTTTGCAGGTTTGCAGTCTGGTGCATGTTTACTACCTTGCACTGGAACTCCACCAGGTCCTGTCACATTGGCTGCTTGGGGgccttttcttccttgtattATATTAAATTCCACAATTTCTCCATCTCCTAAACTGTGGAGGTATTTCCTGGCATTATTCTTCTTTATAGCAGTCTGATGAACAAACACATCTTCTTTGTTATCACTCCGGGTGATGAAACCATATCTGCTTTTTACATTGATCCATTTTACTGTCCCCAAAACGTTCATGGCAAGGGCCTATTTACCTTTGCCAGTGGGTTTGTGAGCTCTGAACATCTCACCTCACAGCAGAATTAAACATCTGTGGATACCATGCAAAGgccctttttgcttctttaccCTGGACTTCACTAGTAGCAATGCAGGATGCTACAAATGGTGCCCCACATTGGGTGCCAGCCACTGGAGTCTTTAGCTTGCTCTTTCAGGACACCTGCAGCCATGCCAAGGTGTATGGAACAGCTCCGGGATGAATTCACCAGGAGCTGAACCTCAGAGCTGCGGCTCTACAGTGGGACTAACTTTGCCAGCATCAGGGAGAAAAGTAAAAGAGTCAAGGGATGCTCACTGCCTGGTCTGCCAATACTCCTTTAATGCAGAGATTtggaagggaaagagggagagagcagcCCTCTAGGGGTTCATAGCAGGCCAAAACCGGTGGGCAGGTACAAACAGCCAGCCAACGGGATAACCTTAGGGGAGGAGTAAGGGGAGCGGTTTACATCGGGGTGGATACAATTTAGGGGGAAACCAACTTGGAACATAGGGAGGGATTTGGAAGCAACCATTATCAGAGAACCCGGATTAGGAAATTGAAGGCTGGGGTAACCTCTGGTGGTTGTGTTCACTGAGTGCTGAGATATTAAAGGTGACCTTGCCTTGAACTTTTCCTTTGGCCTTCTTGTTACAACACTTTCCCTGAAACCATTGCAGGCCTCCAAATCTGTTtctgcactggtgccagccacGATTACCATCCTGTGTGATCCTGAGGAGCACATTGGAGCTGggctttcctcctccctcctaGGGCCTAGAACCCTatggccaggaggagcagggacactgccagaGTCCCTGGTGGAGCGGGGTAGGAATGGAGCTGTCAGGGGAAAACAATCAGCCCTGTGTGGGTTCTGGGGTgtcagggcaggctggaggggTCAGGAGAGGGTCAGAGGGGGCTAGAGGGGGTCTGGATGCTGGCAAagccagaggagagcagagcctgagagGCCACGCTCAGAGTGGGGGAGCAGCTCCATCTGGGAAACCTGTGGGATGTGATAGGATGGGGTGAGGATGGAGAGcggggtgggaatggggtgcAGAGATggggataggataggataggataggataggataggataggataggataggataggataggataggataggataggataggataggataggataggatagggagcagctcagctctgcttcctcagGCCATGGGGAGGCTTTGGCAATGATCCCAGAGCTCTTCCCTAAATAGGAGCTACTTCCGAGAAGCACCCAGCTGACTCATCAgaactgccagcactgccagcattccagagccaccagcaccaccagcatccctctgctgctgcagggacaatGACCCCTTAGGGAAGAGAAACAAGGAATGGTAGAAACCTGTCAGGAAAGGGAAGGCAGTCGGAGAATGGGACATTCTACAGGACAGGAATGTTTCTTatcaggaggaaaggaaaagccattttcaaaatgtttcatttcGAGCTTTTGACAAGACTCACTTCCTCTGTAGCAAAAAAACCGAAGATGAATAGCCCGGAGGAAGTGAAGTTGTGACGTACCCAAAGCTGCAATTTCCAACTCCTCTGTGACtccactgagccctggggagcaaCAGCAGGACAGGACATGGTGAGGAGCCagagggacaggaatggggagcTCCTGGTGACCTGGGCACTTTCTCCTTCATGTCCCTGACCTGGCAGGAGCCGCTTTAGGACACGGATCCCAAAGGAGCAAGAGGTACCAGGAAGCGCTGCTGATCTGCACAGAGCcctttgcctgctgctgccccacagggaACAGGTCAGTGGGATATTTGCCTTCCTCCCTACCCCACCTTCCTCTCCTGCAAAAGCTGCTCTGTTCCTGCCACCCTCTCCCGGTGACCACagggccctgcccagctcccccctcctctgccctgaGCTTCCCTTCCACATTCCCTGCTGAACAGCACAACAGTCCCACCTCACTCTCCAACCCCACTGCCCAAGAATTCAActgccctcctcccctgcaCATCTCACTCCTCCCCACTGAATCCTTCCCACTGCAGGGCGCTGCTGAGGAGCCTCATGGTCCATCCCTGGATTCTCCAAGCACTGACTGCCCATCCACTCTGACCACAGCCAGGGGCCACatcccactgcctgcccagcatCCATCCATGGAGGTGAGCACTGTGTCCCCATCTCCTGCCTCACCCACTGAAGGAGACGGTCTCTGTAAGACAAATGTCACCAGCGTGGCCATACACAGTGTGACCCTGTTCGTCTGCCTCTGTGGACTGGCTGGGAACGGGGCTGTCATCGGCCTCCTCAGCCTGAAAATCCCCAACTATGGCATCTTTGACCTGGCTGTTGctgattttctcttcctcctctttgccgtcttccctgccctcctcttccTGGTGGAGGACGTGTCCTGCTCTCCTATTGTGCCCATGCTGTACCTGCgtttccttttccagctctcagTGGTCTCCTACTACTGGGGGCTGTTCCGACTGATGCTCAACAGCGATGTGCAGTATGTGTACAAGCTCTGGAAGCTCTACTGGCACTACGACCTTCCTAAGAGGCTGGTGTGGGTGGCAGAGAGTTTCCAATACTGTGCCTTCTTCGCTCTCTTTGCTGTCATTCCTGCAGTGACATTCCTGTGCCCATCACATGAGCAGGAGCACTGCCGTGTTCCTCTCATCTCCATGTACACCAtcatcctgctcctcttccttgcACCCGTGTTTGTTTCCAGCACAATTGATTTCATTAAGGCCAAGtggggctcccagcagcagcaacccaAGAGGCGCGACATCGTTATCATCATCACTGTGCTCTTCACTCTCCTTCTCAGTTTTTGcaatttcctgcagcagctcggTTACATCACTGTGCCCTCTCAGGTTGCTTTCCTACTTGCATGCATCCACAGCAGCATCAAACCCTTCATCTGCTTCTTGgcagggaggtgcaggaggCCCTTCTCCCTAGGGTCCCTCCAAGTCTCCCTCCAGAGGGTCTTTGAGgagccaaaagaaaaaactgacGACAGTGATGATCCTGCCATGGACACACTGCTCTGAGCCTTTTGATCCCTTccactgctgtgctgaaggACCTCGGCACAGGGGCTGAAGGTTTCCTTGAGTCACCTGATTAATCAATATCCACAGGATCACCCTCTCTGTGGTGGGGTATTCCTGCAGAAGGGAGCATGGGCATTGCCTTGGCTGATTTTTGTgggatgctctgcagggagcacacTGGACCATGgctttcctgctccctcctggatCCACATGGCTCCAAGCAGtgcagctgggctcagtgctgtTCTCCAGCTCTATTCCCCATGGAATGACCCTCATGGCCTCGGCCCCAGGGAATGAACTCCATCTCCTTTGGCTCAGCAGATGACTTTCATGGTGTTTTCAGGGAGCTCTTGCCTGCAAGAATGGGACACCTTAATCACTGGGGACACACCCAGCATGGGGGGGGCAGTGatttccctgcagggctggtgcctcTGGATGGCAGGAGAGCGGCTGAGATCACACGGAGCATCCTTCCCCTtctgtccagcagagccagcccttcATTCCCAGCTGATGGGAAGGGACACCAGGtagggctgcagagctggggagggacagcaacATTCCCTTATCCTTTCAGTGGGAATTTGTCACATTCTTCAATTCCAGAATTAAATCCTTCTGAGTAAAGTACAGGGTCGATAGTGAACTCCACTGAACTCCTGTGCCTGTATCTAGAAAGTAAATGGAATATGGAAATTCCCATCAGCAGATGCTTGGACCATTGAATTGCACAGAAATGAGGGGGTgatgctgctcttctgcagaaTGGGGCCATCCATGCTCTGGTTCCCCAGCATCAGTGTCCAGGGAAGCCCTTGAGCACCTCCATCCTGAACCTGGCCAccctcag
The DNA window shown above is from Camarhynchus parvulus chromosome 5, STF_HiC, whole genome shotgun sequence and carries:
- the LOC115903981 gene encoding LOW QUALITY PROTEIN: mas-related G-protein coupled receptor member H-like (The sequence of the model RefSeq protein was modified relative to this genomic sequence to represent the inferred CDS: inserted 1 base in 1 codon), which codes for MEENSTTNLTVNNTLYGFLDWEEYIRSECSSIPSSLIAFAGVCLGISLCGLAGNGVVLWFLGFHTKQSPFTVYILNLAVADFSLLLLFLLLLLAFLSLAAFCISLFPFILHYQRFVSLGLLAALSVERCISVLCPIWYRCHRPRHLSAVVSGALWALAGAFVSSLYLTSTYSEDSGTAVAGVALAICVVFSLMMLVSNLILFLKLRCGSRRRQPGKLFVAIMLNILLFFAFGIPFCVEVFINLPDSGDLFPEDXLFFLALLNCSLNPVIYVLVGSCRRRRFQRSVRVALRRVFEEKARSDEGSHGPGDTVVEVTAL
- the LOC115903982 gene encoding mas-related G-protein coupled receptor member H-like, with protein sequence MEVTTVSPSPASPTEGDDPCETHVTSVAIHGVTLLICLCGLAGNGAVIRLLRVKSGNYRIFNLAVADLLFLLFTVPSTLLFLVEDVSCSPILPLLYQNFFFQLSVVSYYWGLFQLIPMSNVQYIYKFCELCCHWHLPERLWLVVRSVQYWAFFGLFTVILTVTFLCPSHEQKHCRAALISMYTVVVLHFAAPLLISSIVHFIKAKWGSQQQQPKSRDMVIHLAAFLTLLLSFCHFLQQLGYIVVPSQFFFLLASINSSIKPFIYFLVGSWMTDNSMWSSWRSCSMASCCKHCAVGALRDSLQRVFEKQKEKTDDSDDPAMDTVV
- the LOC115903983 gene encoding mas-related G-protein coupled receptor member H-like, encoding MEVSTVSPSPASPTEGDGLCKTNVTSVAIHSVTLFVCLCGLAGNGAVIGLLSLKIPNYGIFDLAVADFLFLLFAVFPALLFLVEDVSCSPIVPMLYLRFLFQLSVVSYYWGLFRLMLNSDVQYVYKLWKLYWHYDLPKRLVWVAESFQYCAFFALFAVIPAVTFLCPSHEQEHCRVPLISMYTIILLLFLAPVFVSSTIDFIKAKWGSQQQQPKRRDIVIIITVLFTLLLSFCNFLQQLGYITVPSQVAFLLACIHSSIKPFICFLAGRCRRPFSLGSLQVSLQRVFEEPKEKTDDSDDPAMDTLL